A region of Cardinium endosymbiont of Sogatella furcifera DNA encodes the following proteins:
- the murB gene encoding UDP-N-acetylmuramate dehydrogenase — MMHGPYPLQALHSFKLPTFAAGYIQLHRLRDIADFCATVDLKRTHFYILGGGSNTLFVRDFPGYILHVQLPGIEVIAEKRHKVLVKAAAGVPWHQLVLFCTTRGYGGIENLSFIPGTVGGAPIQNIGAYGVELKEVVDSIEAIALATGEKIVFKAEACGFDYRTSFFKTKWRNQYLITSLTLALHKEARYTIEYEAIQAMLAKMGVKQLSFQAISDAIVAIRKQKLPDPAVLGNAGSFFQHPLVTIAHYQWLKQQYPSLVAFRTQNQDQMKISAAWLIETAGFKGLRMGNAGVYPLHALILVNYGGATGQDIINLATQIVQKVKRQFHITLVPEVNIVGEAIG; from the coding sequence ATGATGCATGGTCCATACCCTTTACAAGCACTCCATAGCTTCAAGCTACCTACATTTGCTGCTGGTTACATTCAGCTGCATCGTCTAAGAGATATAGCAGATTTTTGTGCTACAGTAGATCTAAAGCGTACCCATTTTTATATCCTAGGTGGTGGCAGCAATACGCTATTTGTTAGAGATTTTCCTGGTTATATATTGCATGTGCAACTGCCCGGTATTGAAGTAATAGCAGAAAAACGCCATAAAGTCCTGGTGAAGGCTGCGGCAGGTGTCCCTTGGCATCAGCTTGTCTTGTTTTGTACTACAAGAGGGTATGGAGGCATAGAAAACCTATCCTTTATTCCGGGGACGGTTGGTGGCGCACCTATACAAAATATAGGGGCATATGGTGTAGAACTTAAAGAGGTAGTGGATAGCATTGAAGCCATTGCATTAGCAACTGGGGAAAAAATAGTTTTTAAAGCCGAAGCATGTGGCTTTGATTATAGAACTAGCTTTTTCAAAACAAAATGGCGGAACCAATATTTAATTACAAGCCTTACACTAGCTTTACATAAAGAAGCAAGATATACTATAGAATATGAGGCCATCCAGGCCATGCTGGCAAAGATGGGCGTTAAACAGTTGTCCTTTCAAGCGATAAGCGACGCCATTGTTGCCATTCGAAAACAAAAACTGCCCGATCCTGCTGTTTTAGGCAATGCAGGCAGCTTTTTTCAGCATCCATTGGTAACTATAGCGCATTACCAATGGCTGAAGCAGCAATATCCCTCATTAGTAGCTTTTCGCACGCAAAACCAAGACCAGATGAAAATCTCAGCAGCTTGGCTTATAGAAACAGCAGGTTTTAAAGGCTTGCGCATGGGCAATGCAGGGGTCTATCCTTTACATGCACTGATACTCGTAAACTATGGAGGCGCTACTGGTCAAGATATTATCAATTTAGCTACCCAAATCGTACAAAAGGTAAAACGTCAGTTTCATATCACCCTTGTACCAGAGGTGAACATCGTAGGTGAGGCAATAGGGTAA